Proteins encoded within one genomic window of Rhinoderma darwinii isolate aRhiDar2 unplaced genomic scaffold, aRhiDar2.hap1 Scaffold_687, whole genome shotgun sequence:
- the LOC142728725 gene encoding protein kinase C delta type-like, with amino-acid sequence MTLRLHSVLPIRFYTAEMICGLQFLHGHNIVHRDLKPENIMLDADGHVRIIDLGLAQDGVTASNKIRGVSGTLHYMAPEVLLRKKYGSAVDWWSLGIVVSRMAAGRSPFYNGPVRQMAIKAITTAKPKFPTWLNPDVKHLTKRLVRKNSKRRLGVCGNIREHPFFSTIGWEELQERRAQPPFTPFVPVLENQHLKWPENNKALHPLAGFSFMSPSWTR; translated from the exons atgacattgagactccactctgttctccccatcagattctacacagcagagatgatatgtggcctccagttcctccatggacacaacatcgtccaccg agatctaaagccggagaatataatgttggatgcagatggccacgtccgtatcatcgacctgggattggcccaagatggcgtcaccgcctccaataagatccgtggagtgtcgggaacgttgcattacatggcccccgaggtgcttcttagaaaaaaatacggctccgcagttgactggtggagcctggggattgtggtgtccaggatggcagcaggacgctccccattttacaacggccccgtcaggcaaatggctatcaaagccatcaccaccgcgaagcctaaatttccaacttggcttaatcctgacgtgaaacatctgaccaagagactggtccgtaaaaattctaagaggcgcctcggtgtgtgcgggaacatcagagagcatccattcttctccaccatcggctgggaggaactgcaggagaggagggcacagccaccatttacaccatttgtgcccgttctggagaaccaacatctgaagtggccagagaataacaaagcccttcaccccttggccgggttcagcttcat